In Cicer arietinum cultivar CDC Frontier isolate Library 1 chromosome 1, Cicar.CDCFrontier_v2.0, whole genome shotgun sequence, one DNA window encodes the following:
- the LOC101491176 gene encoding gamma-glutamyl hydrolase 2-like gives MSYKVLLFLYLIAIFQCYSEILLPSQLHRDLLISSPVNCPAPNPNLYYQPVIGILSHPGDSASGRLSNATSASFIIASYVKFVEAAGARVIPLIYNEPTDKLLKKLDLVNGVLFTGGSVNSGLYFETVGRIFKKALEKNDAGDNFPLYAICLGFELITMIISGDKNILEEFKAQDQASTLQFVENANLEGTVFQRFPPDLLKKLSTDCLARQNHAYGVSPTKFLANQNLSSFFEILTTSNDEEDKVYVSTIRSRKYPVTGFQWHPEKNPFGWSSPTIPHTEDAIQTTQYVANFLVSEARKSLTRPDAQELIDNLIYNYSPTFYGKAGEAYDELYLFV, from the exons ATGTCATACAAAGTCCTATTGTTTCTCTACCTTATTGCAATCTTCCAATGCTACTCAGAAATCCTCCTCCCAAGTCAACTCCACCGTGACTTGCTTATCTCGTCACCGGTAAATTGCCCCGCCCCCAATCCAAACCTCTATTACCAACCCGTCATCGGAATTCTCAGTCATCCCGGCGACAGTGCCTCCGGCCGCCTCAGCAATGCTACTAGTGCTTCCTTCATTATTGCTTCCTACGTCAAATTTGTGGAGGCCGCCGGAGCTCGAGTTATTCCCCTCATTTATAATGAGCCAACAGATAAACTTCTAAAG AAGCTCGATTTGGTAAACGGGGTTCTCTTCACTGGTGGATCGGTTAACAGTGGTTTATATTTTGAAACTGTTGGAAGAATATTTAAG AAAGCTCTAGAGAAAAATGATGCTGGAGACAATTTCCCATTATATGCCATCTGCTTAGGTTTTGAACTTATAACAATGATCATAAGCGGG GACAAAAATATACTTGAAGAATTTAAAGCACAAGATCAAGCAAGTACTCTTCAATTTGTGGAGAATGCAAATCTAGAAGGAACTGTATTTCAAAG gTTCCCTCCTGACTTGTTAAAGAAGTTGAGCACAGATTGTTTAGCCAGGCAAAATCACGCT TATGGTGTATCCCCAACAAAGTTTCTTGCTAATCAAAACTTATCTAGTTTTTTTGAGATCTTGACAACTAGCAACGACGAAGAAGACAAG GTTTATGTTTCCACGATTCGTTCACGAAAATATCCGGTGACCGGCTTCCAATGGCATCCAGAg AAAAATCCATTTGGATGGAGCTCACCAACAATTCCACATACTGAGGATGCTATTCAGACAACTCAATATGTTGCAAATTTTTTGGTCAG TGAAGCAAGGAAATCCTTAACCAGACCAGATGCTCAAGAATTAATCGACAATCTCATATACAATTACAGTCCCACTTTTTATGGGAAGGCAGG GGAAGCATATGATGAACTCTATTTATTTGTATAA
- the LOC101491492 gene encoding uncharacterized protein isoform X1: MSQTETLSLIQEIESLVSDQLQVVSYKWLSRSYLISSNEAKRLLHEFVEKHEGELEVVYALSGWLKSTIPSYHIRLVTGQKLAEAQQEFDGSCSVQVYSVQTSIPKDPAVLWNAEFIQAEELFKQPASVDNCLRDNRFCGISNSSVQRNVDGQTAVSTTPQIKTVAGLAPTKSNIIPQPPKNTVHNSIAKVDLKPQNMVKDVKSESNGTGNTGVHVNINKPTAEKEKPLPLPTGKKKIQADKSGSATGNSLASFWARPSAKPKPCSVPAENSNMITNPAEATENAQACPHEAEEGDSGDDDNQGVTLRRSSNRKRRVVFDFSDEDEDEVVVNLASPDVPSKQSSQDSRQNDMEFSEKATLNFDVPIENKSMVKEERATEKKVFQPPREDLSVINKCTNTGKSSTDKLQSSTPEICVNKDSVKKATPGSPKRRKVMKTRIDERGREVTEVVWEGEETEAKKADTVTAKKADTVPAKKADNTASTNAVNSAQATKKPAATSNTTGKGGSKKAANSKDPKQGNILSFFKRV; this comes from the exons ATGTCGCAAACCGAAACCCTATCGTTGATTCAAGAGATTGAATCTCTCGTCTCCGATCAACTTCAAGTG GTTTCGTACAAGTGGTTGAGTCGCAGTTATCTCATATCATCCAATGAAGCAAAGAG GTTGCTTCATGAATTTGTTGAAAAGCATGAGGGTGAGTTGGAAGTGGTGTATGCTTTGTCGGGCTGGTTAAAGAGTACTATTCCCAGCTACCACATAAGGCTTGTTACTGGACAAAAGCTTGCAG AAGCACAGCAAGAGTTTGATGGGAGTTGCTCAGTCCAGGTATATAGTGTGCAAACCAGCATTCCAAAGGATCCAGCTGTGCTTTGGAATGCAGAATTCATTCAAGCAGAAGAGCTCTTCAAGCAGCCTGCCTCGGTTGATAATTGTTTGAGAGACAATAG GTTCTGTGGGATATCTAATTCATCTGTACAAAGGAATGTGGATGGTCAAACGGCAGTTTCTACCACTCCACAAATCAAAACTGTAGCTGGCTTGGCACCAACAAAGAGTAACATCATTCCCCAGCCTCCAAAAAACACAGTTCACAATTCTATTGCTAAAGTTGATCTCAAACCACAGAATATGGTGAAAGATGTCAAGAGTGAAAGCAACGGTACAGGGAATACAGGAGTTCATGTTAACATCAATAAACCTACTGCAGAGAAAGAAAAGCCCCTTCCCTTGCCCACAggcaaaaagaaaatacaagcTGATAAAAGTGGCTCTGCTACTGGAAATTCGTTGGCAAGCTTTTGGGCTCGTCCATCTGCAAAACCCAAGCCTTGCTCTGTGCCAGCCGAAAATAGCAACATGATTACAAATCCTGCTG aagctACTGAAAATGCACAAGCTTGTCCTCATGAAGCAGAAGAGGGTGACAGTGGTGATGATGATAATCAAGGTGTCACCTTAAGAAGATCATCCAATAGGAAAAGGAGGGTTGTCTTTGATTTCTCAGATGAAGACGAAGATGAAGTTGTTGTAAATTTAGCATCACCTGATGTCCCTAGTAAACAGTCATCTCAAGATTCCAGGCAAAATGACATGGAGTTTTCAGAGAAAGCCACTTTGAATTTCGATGTGCCgatagaaaataaatcaatggttaaGGAAGAGAGAGCAACTGAGAAAAAAGTTTTCCAACCACCAAGAGAAGATTTATCAGTTATCAACAAGTGCACAAATACTGGGAAATCATCTACTGATAAGTTGCAGAGTAGTACTCCGGAAATTTGTGTAAATAAGGATAGTGTAAAAAAGGCAACTCCAGGTTCACCTAAGAGGCGAAAAGTGATGAAGACAAGGATTGATGAACGAGGAAGAGAAG TAACTGAAGTAGTCTGGGAGGGGGAGGAGACAGAGGCAAAGAAAGCTGACACGGTGACAGCAAAGAAAGCTGATACAGTTCCAGCAAAGAAAGCAGACAATACTGCATCTACCAATGCTGTCAACAG TGCACAGGCAACTAAGAAGCCAGCAGCTACATCAAATACTACTGGAAAAGGAGGAAGCAAGAAAGCAGCAAACTCAAAGGATCCCAAACAGGGCAATATTCTTTCATTTTTCAAGAGAGTATGA
- the LOC101492035 gene encoding senescence-specific cysteine protease SAG39-like produces the protein MVTNNQMHYFSFTFVLCLGLWAFQATSRNLQDDSMHERHEQWMGQYGKVYKNAKEREKRFGIFKENVNYIEVSNSVGNKSYKLGINEFADLTNHEFVASRNKFNAYLDGSSTKTTTFKYHNVSAVPSTVDWRLEGAVTPVKDQGQCGCCWAFSAVASTEGIHKLSTGNLVSLSEQELVDCDTSGEDQGCEGGLMDDAFKFIIQNNGLNTEAEYPYQGVDGTCNTNEEGNHVATISGYEDVPANDELALQKAVANQPISVAIDASGSDFQFYSSGVFTGSCGTELDHGVAVVGYGVSEDEIEYWLVKNSWGIKWGEEGYIRMQRGVDALEGLCGIAMQASYPTA, from the exons ATGGTTACCAATAATCAAATGCATTATTTTTCATTCACATTTGTTCTTTGCTTGGGATTGTGGGCTTTTCAAGCCACGTCTCGCAATCTACAAGATGACTCTATGCATGAGAGGCATGAACAATGGATGGGACAATATGGAAAAGTTTACAAGAATGCAAAAGAAAGGGAAAAACGTTTTGGAATATTTAAGGAAAATGTGAATTACATTGAAGTTTCCAACAGTGTTGGAAATAAATCTTACAAACTAGGTATTAATGAATTTGCTGATCTCACCAACCATGAGTTTGTAGCATCTAGAAACAAATTCAATGCTTATTTAGATGGCTCAAGCACAAAGACAACTACTTTTAAGTACCACAATGTGAGTGCAGTACCATCCACAGTGGATTGGAGACTAGAAGGAGCAGTGACACCTGTGAAAGATCAAGGTCAATGTG gatGTTGTTGGGCGTTTTCTGCTGTTGCATCAACGGAAGGAATTCATAAGTTGAGTACAGGAAATTTAGTCTCTTTATCAGAACAAGAACTTGTTGATTGTGACACAAGTGGTGAAGACCAAGGTTGTGAGGGTGGACTTATGGATGATGCTTTCAAATTCATCATTCAAAATAATGGACTAAACACTGAAGCTGAATATCCTTATCAAGGTGTTGATGGAACATGCAATACAAATGAAGAAGGCAATCATGTTGCTACCATTTCTGGATATGAGGATGTCCCTGCTAATGATGAGCTAGCACTACAAAAAGCTGTGGCTAATCAACCAATTTCTGTAGCTATTGATGCTAGTGGCTCTGACTTTCAATTTTACTCAAGTGGTGTGTTTACTGGTTCTTGTGGAACCGAGTTGGATCATGGTGTTGCTGTTGTAGGTTATGGTGTTAGTGAAGATGAGATTGAATATTGGTTGGTTAAGAACTCATGGGGAATTAAATGGGGTGAAGAAGGGTACATTAGGATGCAAAGGGGTGTGGATGCTTTAGAAGGACTTTGTGGCATTGCAATGCAAGCATCTTATCCAACTGCATAA
- the LOC101490861 gene encoding gamma-glutamyl hydrolase 2-like: MSNAVVLLLSLIAIFRCFHSTNSHSQILFTSQQYRDSFISSPASCPAPNPNLYYRPVIGILSHPGDGASGRLNNATDISYIAASYVKFVEAAGARVVPLIFTEPTEKLLKKLELVNGVLFTGGWAKDGLYFETVKRIFKKALEKNDAGDHFPLYGVCLGFELITMIISEDNNILEEFSGKNQASSLQIVENANIEGSVFGRFPPDLLKKLSTECLVMQNHCFGISPAKLLDNPKLSSFFEILTTCNDEDDKVYVSTVRSRNYPVTGFQWHPEKNAFEWGSSKIPHTEDAIQITQHVANFLVSEARKSLNRPVSQELLDNLIYNYKPTYCGYAGKGFDEVYIFE; the protein is encoded by the exons ATGTCAAACGCCGTCGTTTTACTTCTCTCCCTCATCGCAATCTTCCGTTGCTTTCACTCCACCAACTCCCACTCACAAATCCTTTTCACATCTCAACAATACCGTGACTCGTTCATCTCGTCGCCAGCGAGTTGTCCCGCGCCCAACCCCAACCTCTACTACAGGCCGGTCATCGGAATTCTTAGTCATCCCGGCGACGGTGCTTCCGGTCGACTAAATAATGCTACTGACATTTCTTATATCGCTGCCTCGTATGTTAAATTTGTGGAGGCTGCCGGTGCTAGAGTTGTTCCACTTATCTTTACTGAGCCGACGGAGAAGCTTCTCAAG AAGCTCGAATTGGTAAATGGGGTTCTATTCACTGGTGGATGGGCTAAAGATGGTTTATATTTTGAAACtgttaaaagaatatttaag AAAGCTTTAGAGAAAAATGATGCTGGAGATCATTTCCCATTATATGGCGTTTGCTTAGGTTTCGAACTTATAACAATGATCATAAGCGAG GACAATAATATTCTTGAAGAATTCAGTGGAAAAAATCAGGCAAGTAGCCTTCAAATTGTGGAGAATGCAAATATAGAAGGAAGTGTATTTGGAAG ATTTCCTCCAGACTTGTTAAAGAAGTTGAGTACAGAGTGTCTTGTCATGCAAAATCATTGT TTCGGCATATCCCCAGCAAAGCTGCTGGACAATCCAAAGCTATCTAGTTTTTTCGAGATCTTGACAACTTGCAATGACGAAGATGATAAG GTTTATGTTTCAACAGTACGTTCACGTAACTATCCGGTGACTGGCTTCCAATGGCATCCAGAG AAAAACGCCTTTGAATGGGGCTCATCGAAAATTCCACACACGGAAGATGCTATTCAGATAACTCAGCATGTTGCAAATTTTTTGGTCAG TGAAGCGAGGAAATCCTTAAACAGACCAGTTTCTCAGGAATTGTTAGACAATCTCATTTACAATTACAAACCAACTTATTGTGGCTATGCAGG GAAAGGATTCGATGaagtttatatatttgaataa
- the LOC140918964 gene encoding uncharacterized protein: MVISWITNSLKLDIAQSIMWMDCVVDIWKEWNEHYHQGDVFWISDLQKEICVLKQGSSSITNYFTYLKKLWQEMKIFRPFPSCSSTPTCSCNLFPKIKEYKENDYAIHFLKGLNEYPTVEIKIVVVASNSYHEFSRGSSSSGGCGSSCCNRGHKICTHCNKSVHMMDVRFKKHGYPLNYLRPNSGASNNCSSTSLDVEDPHLPIAHLPIDHLPIAQVWTIFSLN; this comes from the exons ATGGTTATTTCCTGGATTACAAACTCGCTCAAACTAGATATTGCTCAGAGTATTATGTGGATGGATTGTGTTGTAGATATATGGAAAGAATGGAATGAACACTATCATCAAGGAGACGTATTTTGGATTTCAGACTTGCAAAAAGAAATTTGTGTTCTTAAGCAAGGTAGTTCTTCTATTACAAACTATTTTACCTATTTAAAGAAGCTTTGGCAAGAGATGAAGATTTTTCGTCCTTTTCCTTCTTGTTCTTCTACACCTACTTGTTCTTGCAATCTTTTTCCAAAGATCAAGGAATACAAGGAAAATGATTATGCCATTCATTTTCTTAAGGGCTTGAATGAATA TCCTACAGTAGAAATTAAAATCGTCGTTGTTGCTTCCAACTCTTATCATGAATTTAGTCGTGGTTCCTCTTCGAGTGGTGGTTGTGGTTCTAGTTGTTGCAATCGGGGACACAAAATTTGCACTCATTGCAATAAATCGGTCCATATGATGGATGTTCGCTTCAAAAAACACGGGTATCCTCTGAACTATTTGCGGCCTAATTCAGGTGCTTCCAATAATTGCTCATCTACCAGTCTTGATGTTGAGGATCCTCATCTACCAATTGCTCATCTACCAATTGATCATTTACCAATTGCTCAAGTTTGGACTATATTCagtttaaattga
- the LOC101513740 gene encoding WRKY DNA-binding transcription factor 70-like, with the protein MENLFGLSKKAMKEELLRGRDMANQLLEVLSCDDKSNKEVKGSMLSLIAQDLVGEVLKSLTNTLLLLNNKEDSNDVGVPITVGNISLLTNFNKMEEDLDGSCKKLKTLNTKNLKGSNKRKSIALTWEKNTSILIDDGHTWRKYGQKKITNAKYFRSYYRCTHMYDQHCEAMKHVQRTQENPPLYKTTYYGHHSCKSSFHSDITFESILSSDSDSNSILLNFDNNIPCKQEYSFWSPSSLPPLVSTKGEPMEVNQVIQDTDHLAQNQLVSSKNLLLCDFDVYFDYLRHATMLSSTETVELENVCSQFGF; encoded by the exons atggaGAATCTATTTGGGCTTAGCAAAAAGGCAATGAAAGAAGAGCTATTAAGAGGACGTGACATGGCAAATCAATTACTTGAAGTACTAAGTTGTGATGATAAGTCAAATAAAGAAGTAAAAGGGTCAATGTTATCCTTAATTGCTCAAGATCTTGTGGGTGAAGTACTCAAATCATTGACAAATACGCTTTTGCTCTTAAACAACAAAGAAGATTCCAATGATGTGGGGGTTCCTATAACTGTTGGAAATATTTCTTTGTTGACGAATTTCAACAAGATGGAGGAAGATTTGGATGGATCTTGCAAGAAACTCAAGACTCTCAACACCAAAAATCTAAAAGGGTCAAACAAGAGAAA GTCAATTGCACTAACTTGGGAAAAGAACACCTCAATATTGATAGATGATGGTCATACATGGAGAAAATACGGACAAAAAAAGATAACAAATGCAAAATACTTCAG GAGTTACTATAGATGCACTCACATGTATGATCAACATTGTGAAGCAATGAAACATGTTCAAAGAACTCAAGAGAACCCTCCATTGTATAAAACTACATATTATGGCCATCACAGTTGCAAAAGCTCTTTCCATTCCGATATAACTTTTGAATCAATTTTATCTTCGGATTCGGACTCTAATTCTATATTACTTAATTTTGATAACAATATTCCATGTAAACAAGAATATTCGTTTTGGTCGCCGTCGTCGTTGCCGCCACTTGTATCTACAAAAGGGGAGCCCATGGAAGTGAATCAAGTGATCCAAGATACTGATCATTTAGCTCAAAATCAATTGGTATCATCAAAGAATCTCTTATTATGTGATTTTGATGTTTATTTCGATTATTTAAGGCATGCCACTATGTTATCATCGACTGAAACCGTTGAACTTGAGAATGTTTGTAGTCAGTTTGGATTTTGA
- the LOC101491492 gene encoding uncharacterized protein isoform X2 has product MSQTETLSLIQEIESLVSDQLQVVSYKWLSRSYLISSNEAKRLLHEFVEKHEGELEVVYALSGWLKSTIPSYHIRLVTGQKLAEAQQEFDGSCSVQVYSVQTSIPKDPAVLWNAEFIQAEELFKQPASVDNCLRDNRFCGISNSSVQRNVDGQTAVSTTPQIKTVAGLAPTKSNIIPQPPKNTVHNSIAKVDLKPQNMVKDVKSESNGTGNTGVHVNINKPTAEKEKPLPLPTGKKKIQADKSGSATGNSLASFWARPSAKPKPCSVPAENSNMITNPAATENAQACPHEAEEGDSGDDDNQGVTLRRSSNRKRRVVFDFSDEDEDEVVVNLASPDVPSKQSSQDSRQNDMEFSEKATLNFDVPIENKSMVKEERATEKKVFQPPREDLSVINKCTNTGKSSTDKLQSSTPEICVNKDSVKKATPGSPKRRKVMKTRIDERGREVTEVVWEGEETEAKKADTVTAKKADTVPAKKADNTASTNAVNSAQATKKPAATSNTTGKGGSKKAANSKDPKQGNILSFFKRV; this is encoded by the exons ATGTCGCAAACCGAAACCCTATCGTTGATTCAAGAGATTGAATCTCTCGTCTCCGATCAACTTCAAGTG GTTTCGTACAAGTGGTTGAGTCGCAGTTATCTCATATCATCCAATGAAGCAAAGAG GTTGCTTCATGAATTTGTTGAAAAGCATGAGGGTGAGTTGGAAGTGGTGTATGCTTTGTCGGGCTGGTTAAAGAGTACTATTCCCAGCTACCACATAAGGCTTGTTACTGGACAAAAGCTTGCAG AAGCACAGCAAGAGTTTGATGGGAGTTGCTCAGTCCAGGTATATAGTGTGCAAACCAGCATTCCAAAGGATCCAGCTGTGCTTTGGAATGCAGAATTCATTCAAGCAGAAGAGCTCTTCAAGCAGCCTGCCTCGGTTGATAATTGTTTGAGAGACAATAG GTTCTGTGGGATATCTAATTCATCTGTACAAAGGAATGTGGATGGTCAAACGGCAGTTTCTACCACTCCACAAATCAAAACTGTAGCTGGCTTGGCACCAACAAAGAGTAACATCATTCCCCAGCCTCCAAAAAACACAGTTCACAATTCTATTGCTAAAGTTGATCTCAAACCACAGAATATGGTGAAAGATGTCAAGAGTGAAAGCAACGGTACAGGGAATACAGGAGTTCATGTTAACATCAATAAACCTACTGCAGAGAAAGAAAAGCCCCTTCCCTTGCCCACAggcaaaaagaaaatacaagcTGATAAAAGTGGCTCTGCTACTGGAAATTCGTTGGCAAGCTTTTGGGCTCGTCCATCTGCAAAACCCAAGCCTTGCTCTGTGCCAGCCGAAAATAGCAACATGATTACAAATCCTGCTG ctACTGAAAATGCACAAGCTTGTCCTCATGAAGCAGAAGAGGGTGACAGTGGTGATGATGATAATCAAGGTGTCACCTTAAGAAGATCATCCAATAGGAAAAGGAGGGTTGTCTTTGATTTCTCAGATGAAGACGAAGATGAAGTTGTTGTAAATTTAGCATCACCTGATGTCCCTAGTAAACAGTCATCTCAAGATTCCAGGCAAAATGACATGGAGTTTTCAGAGAAAGCCACTTTGAATTTCGATGTGCCgatagaaaataaatcaatggttaaGGAAGAGAGAGCAACTGAGAAAAAAGTTTTCCAACCACCAAGAGAAGATTTATCAGTTATCAACAAGTGCACAAATACTGGGAAATCATCTACTGATAAGTTGCAGAGTAGTACTCCGGAAATTTGTGTAAATAAGGATAGTGTAAAAAAGGCAACTCCAGGTTCACCTAAGAGGCGAAAAGTGATGAAGACAAGGATTGATGAACGAGGAAGAGAAG TAACTGAAGTAGTCTGGGAGGGGGAGGAGACAGAGGCAAAGAAAGCTGACACGGTGACAGCAAAGAAAGCTGATACAGTTCCAGCAAAGAAAGCAGACAATACTGCATCTACCAATGCTGTCAACAG TGCACAGGCAACTAAGAAGCCAGCAGCTACATCAAATACTACTGGAAAAGGAGGAAGCAAGAAAGCAGCAAACTCAAAGGATCCCAAACAGGGCAATATTCTTTCATTTTTCAAGAGAGTATGA